The Mannheimia granulomatis sequence AGAAATCGGCGTAGATTCCTTGGTCATCAAAGATATGTCCGGCATTTTAACCCCAATGGCCGCCTACGAATTAGTGAGCGAAATCAAAAAACGCTACGATGTAGAACTTCATTTACATTGCCACTCAACCACAGGTATGGCGGAAATGGCGTTATTAAAAGCAATTGAAGCCGGTGTAGATGGGGTTGATACGTCCATTTCTTCAATGTCAGGCACTTACGGCCACCCTGCTACCGAATCTATCGTTGCGACATTACAAGGAACACCGTATGACACAGGCTTGAACATTCCGGAATTGGAAAAAATTGCTGCTTACTTCCGTAATGTTCGGAAAAAATATGCGAAATTTGAAGGGCAATTACGTGGCATCGACAGCCGTATTTTAGTCGCACAGGTGCCAGGCGGTATGCTCACCAATCTTGAAAGCCAACTCAAACAACAAAACGCTACCGACAAGCTTGATCTCGTGCTACAAGAAATTCCACGAGTGCGTGAAGATTTAGGCAATATCCCATTAGTGACACCAACTTCTCAAATTGTAGGTACGCAGGCAGTAATGAATGTATTGATGGGCGAACGCTATAAAACAATTGCTAAAGAAACCGCAGGTATTCTAAAAGGAGAATATGGTCGCACGCCTGCTCCAGTAAATGCAGCATTACAAGAAAGAGTGCTTGAGGGAGCGAAGCCAATTACCGACCGCCCAGCAGATCATATTCCACCGGAACTGAATAAATTAGTGGAGGATGTGACTGCTCAAGCAAAAGAAAAAAATATCACGCTCTCTGAAAATACTATTGATGATGTTCTGATTGTGGCACTATTCCAACAAGTTGGTTGGAAATATTTGGAAAACCGCAACAATCCATCTGCTTTTGAACCTGTACCAAGTGCTGATGATGCCAAAGCTACTCCATCAGCAGCACCTAAAGCGCAAGCTCCATCGGGAGCTGCAGTTTATACAGTTGAACTTGAGGGCAAAGCCTTTGTAGTGAAAGTAAGTGAGGGGGGAGATATTACCAATATCACACCAACTACGGCTGCACCGGCTCCACAAGCGGTCAATTCTTCAGAAAAATCTGCAAATGCCGAGCCTGTAAATGCCCCAATGGCAGGGAACATTCTCAAAGTTGAAGTGAAAGAAGGTCAGCAAGTAGCTGAAGGCGATGTTCTACTGATTCTCGAAGCGATGAAAATGGAAACTCAAATTTGTGCTGCAAAATCAGGTACTATCCAAGGCATCAATGTCAAACAAGGCGATGTGGTTGCTGTGAATGATACCTTAATGAGTATTGCATAGGAGTGATATATGGACGGTATTATTGCTCTATTTAAAGGAATGGGAATAGTACATCTTGAGTTTGGGCAAGCTGTAATGATTGCGATAAGCGTGCTTTTGCTCTGGCTTGCTATTGCCCGAAAATTCGAGCCGCTTTTACTTGTACCTATCGGTTTTGGTGGTTTGATGTCCAATATTCCGGAAGCCGGAATGGCAATGACAGCATTAGATAATCTACTGCACAGCGGTCAAGCGGAACAACTTGCGATTATTGCTGCGAAAGTAAATAGCACAAGCCTTGATGTTCACGCTCTCAAAGACGCCATTGCACTTGCTGCCCCATCAGTGCAAAATGAACTTGAAGTAATAGCCGGTGATATGGGTTATACCGCAGGTGTGTTGGCATTATTCTATAAAGTAGCAATTGGCTATGGCGTTGCACCTTTAATCATCTTTATGGGTGTAGGAGCAATGACAGACTTCGGACCTTTATTGGCAAACCCTCGTATGCTACTCCTCGGTGCTGCCGCACAGTTTGGGATTTTTGCTACCGTATTGGGAGCATTAGGATTAAACTGGCTTGGTATTATTGATTTTAGTCTGCCACAAGCAGCAGCAATTGGGATTATTGGAGGGGCTGATGGCCCAACAGCAATTTATCTCGCAAGCAAATTGGCCCCGGAATTATTAGGTGCAATTGCCGTTGCCGCTTATTCTTATATGGCATTAGTTCCTCTTATCCAACCGCCTATTATGAAAGCATTGACAACGGAACAAGAACGTAAAATCAGAATGACACAGCTACGCAATGTCAGCAATCGTGAAAAAATTATCTTCCCGATTGTCTTACTTCTCCTTGTTGCGCTGCTATTACCTGATGCAGCACCGCTACTTGGAATGTTCTGTTTTGGAAACTTGTTACGTACCAGTGGTGTAGTAGAACGCTTAAACGACACCGCCCAAAATGCACTAATTAATATCGTGACGATTTTCCTTGGCTTATCAGTCGGGGCAAAATTAGTAGCAGATAAATTCCTCCAACCACAAACCTTAGGTATTTTAGTACTGGGTGTAATTGCATTTGGAATCGGAACTGCAAGCGGTGTGATTATGGCGAAAATAATGAATCGCTTTAGTAAAAATAAAATCAATCCGCTTATTGGCTCTGCTGGTGTTTCCGCTGTACCAATGGCTGCTCGTGTATCAAATAAAGTTGGTCAAGAATATGACAAGCAGAACTTCTTATTGATGCACGCTATGGGACCAAACGTAGCAGGAGTGATCGGCTCAGCGATTGCTGCAGGCGTAATGTTAAAATATATCGCCAATATGTAGCCATTCGCTAAATAAAATTAGACCTCTGAAAGATATAC is a genomic window containing:
- a CDS encoding sodium ion-translocating decarboxylase subunit beta; this encodes MDGIIALFKGMGIVHLEFGQAVMIAISVLLLWLAIARKFEPLLLVPIGFGGLMSNIPEAGMAMTALDNLLHSGQAEQLAIIAAKVNSTSLDVHALKDAIALAAPSVQNELEVIAGDMGYTAGVLALFYKVAIGYGVAPLIIFMGVGAMTDFGPLLANPRMLLLGAAAQFGIFATVLGALGLNWLGIIDFSLPQAAAIGIIGGADGPTAIYLASKLAPELLGAIAVAAYSYMALVPLIQPPIMKALTTEQERKIRMTQLRNVSNREKIIFPIVLLLLVALLLPDAAPLLGMFCFGNLLRTSGVVERLNDTAQNALINIVTIFLGLSVGAKLVADKFLQPQTLGILVLGVIAFGIGTASGVIMAKIMNRFSKNKINPLIGSAGVSAVPMAARVSNKVGQEYDKQNFLLMHAMGPNVAGVIGSAIAAGVMLKYIANM
- the oadA gene encoding sodium-extruding oxaloacetate decarboxylase subunit alpha, whose product is MTTQPKKIAITDVVLRDAHQSLFATRLRLDDMLPIAAELDKIGYWSLEAWGGATFDSCIRFLGEDPWVRLRELKKAIPNTPLQMLLRGQNLLGYRHYADDVVDKFVERCVKNGMDVFRVFDALNDPRNMQAALQAVKKHGGHAQGTLSYTTSPVHTLQTWLEVTEQLLEIGVDSLVIKDMSGILTPMAAYELVSEIKKRYDVELHLHCHSTTGMAEMALLKAIEAGVDGVDTSISSMSGTYGHPATESIVATLQGTPYDTGLNIPELEKIAAYFRNVRKKYAKFEGQLRGIDSRILVAQVPGGMLTNLESQLKQQNATDKLDLVLQEIPRVREDLGNIPLVTPTSQIVGTQAVMNVLMGERYKTIAKETAGILKGEYGRTPAPVNAALQERVLEGAKPITDRPADHIPPELNKLVEDVTAQAKEKNITLSENTIDDVLIVALFQQVGWKYLENRNNPSAFEPVPSADDAKATPSAAPKAQAPSGAAVYTVELEGKAFVVKVSEGGDITNITPTTAAPAPQAVNSSEKSANAEPVNAPMAGNILKVEVKEGQQVAEGDVLLILEAMKMETQICAAKSGTIQGINVKQGDVVAVNDTLMSIA